CTGGAGGACTGCCCCCTGGAGAAGACGCTGAAGGACGGCAAGCTCCGCCACATCACGGACGAGGTCTACTGGCGCAAGGACGGCTCCAGCTTTCCGGTGGAGTATTTCGCCACGCCCCTGTTCTCGGGCGACAAGCTCTCGGGCGCGGTGGTGGTCTTCGAGGACATCACAGACCGCGTGCGCGCACAGGAGCGGCTCAGGCGCCAGGCCTTCTTCGACGAGCTTACGGGCCTGCCCAACCGGGCCCAGTTCAAGCGCAGGCTGGACGCGGCGCTCACCAGGCCGGACAGCGACCGGGATTTCGCCGTGCTCTTCCTGGACCTTGATGATTTCAAGGTGGTCAACGACGGCCTGGGCCACACCCTGGGCGACAGCCTGCTCATGGCCGTGAGCCTGCGACTGCGCAGGACGCTCGGCCCAAAGGGGATGCTCGCGCGAATGGGCGGGGACGAGTTCGCCATCCTGCTGGAGGAGGGCGACTGCGCAGGAGCCGCCCTGGACCTGGTGGAGCGCATCCGCCGGGAGCTTGCCCGGCCCGAGCACCTTCAGGGTTATGAGCTGTTCGTTTCCGCCAGCGTGGGCGTCGTGCTGGGCGAGGGCGGCTACAAAAGCTCGGAGGACGTGCTGCGCGACGCGGACACCGCCATGTTCAAGGCCAAGTCCCAGGGCAAGGGCGAGAGCTGCATCTTCGACAAGGCCATGCACAGCGAGGTGCGCTCCAGGCTGATCCTGGAGAACGACCTGCGCCGCGCCCTGGAGCGCGGGGAGCTTTTCGTGGCCTACCAGCCTTTGGTCTCCCTGCCGGACGGCAGGCCCACGGGGTTCGAGGCCCTGATGCGCTGGAAGCATCCGGAGCGGGGGCTGGTCAGTCCGGCCGAGTTCATCCCCGTGGCCGAGGCCTCGGGCCTGATCCTCAACCTGGGGGAGTGGATCCTCTCCGAGGCCTGCACACAGCTGGCCCGCTGGCGGGCCGCCATCCCGGGCGCGCAGGGGCTGAGCGTGAGCGTCAACCTCTCCGGCCGCCAGTTCATGCAGGCGGACCTCACCGAACGGGTGGGGGCCATCCTGCGGGATTCTGGCCTGCCCAGCGGGGCGGTGAAGCTGGAGATCACTGAAAGCGCGGTCATGCAGAACGCGGAGCGCGCCGTGGAGATGCTTGGCGAGCTCAAGAAGCTCGGGCTGCAGATCATGATCGACGACTTCGGGACCGGCTACTCCTCCCTGGCCTACCTGCGCCGCTTCCCGGTGGACGCCCTCAAGGTGGACCGCTCCTTCGTGCGCAACCTGGACACCGACCGCGACAACCGCCAGATCGTCCGGGCCATCGTGCAGCTGGCCGCCAGCCTGGAGCTATCCGTGGTGGCCGAGGGCATCGAGCGCCGGGAAGAGCTGGAGACCCTTGGCCACTTGGGCTGCACCATGGGCCAGGGCTACCTGTTCGCCAGGCCCCTGGGCGCGGGAGCCGCGCAGGAATACCTCAAGGCCGCGCTGGCCCAGCCCGAGTAGCAGCCTGTTGAAATTTCCCCGCAGGCTGCGTTGCTCGAAAAAGTCAAACCCTCGCGTATGCCGGATACGCGTCGGTCTTGACTTTTTCTTGCGCCTTGCCCGCGCGTTTTTTGAACAGGCTGCAAGAATCGACGTTATAGCGTGCAGCGAGGCGATTTATCGCCTGAGGGCCGCCTCGGCCAGGGCGTTGACGCAGGCCGCCGCCAGGGCCGAACCGCCCTTGCGCCCGGCCAGGGCCACGTAAGGCGCGTCGCCGCGCGCGATGAGCATATCCTTCGATTCCGCAGCGTTGACGAAGCCAACGGGCATGCCCACCACCAGCGCTGGGGCAAGCCGTCCCTCATCCATCAGCTCCATGAGCCTTAGCAGCGCCGTGGGCGCGTTGCCCACCGCGAAGATCAGCGGCCCCGCCAGCCCGGCGGCGGCATCCACTGCCATCCTGGCCCGGGTCGTCCCGGCGTCGCGGGCCTTTTGGGCCACGTCCGGGTCCTCCATGAAGCAGACGGTGCGGCAGCCCAGGGCGTCCATGCGCCGCCGGGGGATGCCCTTGAGGCACATGAAGGTGTCCGTGACAATGGTGGCCCCGGCGCGCAGGGCGGTCACGCCCGCCTCCACGGCTCCGGGTGAGAAACGCAGGAGGGCGGGCATCTCGAAGTCGGCGGAGGTGTGGATCAGCCTGCGGGCCACTTCCCACTCCAGGCCCGTAAAGGGGCGCGGCTCGGGAACCTCGGAATCGATGATGGAGAAACTCAGGCGCTCGATCTCTTCGGGAAGCATGGGGGCCTTGATGTCTC
The sequence above is drawn from the Fundidesulfovibrio soli genome and encodes:
- a CDS encoding EAL and GGDEF domain-containing protein, yielding MTGPDQPKPNMSSGRWPWDEACCGVMASSLGEAVAVLDASRRVLMVNTAFEALLGAAGSGSGTPVLELFPQACRAPLEALLDACTETERSRGELELPGPGGARRILAAAAHLPGAPSGMTLLLVDVTALVTEREERNRCSLDALRSKERDSRALLDAILDSMFLLDSYGVILDINDHGARKMASLDAVSVIGRNMGEFIPQDVCRERMARVRRVIESGQPMRFEDTRNSLIFDNNILPVLDDSGTVTRVAVFARDITQQRGNMAHLRRQAFQQGVVAELGLFALASQSLDELMDKTCRLVSTLFGVELTTMLELTPEGDLLLRAGVGWRPGSVGSARVSLDASHSGLALKSSAPVIMEHIDTESRFAPSQIMREHAVVSGMSVAILGAEQPYGTLGVHSLSPRRFTEDEVHTLQSVANVLSEAVARLQAEQRLETLGERNAAILRSVGQGIFGLDLQGRISFANPAVERLTGYTSQEMLGNEAHWLFHHTRPDGSVYPLEDCPLEKTLKDGKLRHITDEVYWRKDGSSFPVEYFATPLFSGDKLSGAVVVFEDITDRVRAQERLRRQAFFDELTGLPNRAQFKRRLDAALTRPDSDRDFAVLFLDLDDFKVVNDGLGHTLGDSLLMAVSLRLRRTLGPKGMLARMGGDEFAILLEEGDCAGAALDLVERIRRELARPEHLQGYELFVSASVGVVLGEGGYKSSEDVLRDADTAMFKAKSQGKGESCIFDKAMHSEVRSRLILENDLRRALERGELFVAYQPLVSLPDGRPTGFEALMRWKHPERGLVSPAEFIPVAEASGLILNLGEWILSEACTQLARWRAAIPGAQGLSVSVNLSGRQFMQADLTERVGAILRDSGLPSGAVKLEITESAVMQNAERAVEMLGELKKLGLQIMIDDFGTGYSSLAYLRRFPVDALKVDRSFVRNLDTDRDNRQIVRAIVQLAASLELSVVAEGIERREELETLGHLGCTMGQGYLFARPLGAGAAQEYLKAALAQPE
- a CDS encoding precorrin-8X methylmutase; translation: MTTRDIKAPMLPEEIERLSFSIIDSEVPEPRPFTGLEWEVARRLIHTSADFEMPALLRFSPGAVEAGVTALRAGATIVTDTFMCLKGIPRRRMDALGCRTVCFMEDPDVAQKARDAGTTRARMAVDAAAGLAGPLIFAVGNAPTALLRLMELMDEGRLAPALVVGMPVGFVNAAESKDMLIARGDAPYVALAGRKGGSALAAACVNALAEAALRR